Proteins encoded in a region of the Acidobacteriota bacterium genome:
- a CDS encoding serine/threonine protein kinase: MTCPACHATVPDGRFCASCGADTDLTTLAPETTRLATPATPSPSGSGSASSRSGGAGQGWLSSAGSIDHGRFAPGTVIDNRYRVIGLLGRGGMGEVYRADDLRLGQQVALKLLPASLASDPQRLMQFHNEVRTARQVSHPNVCRVYDIGDLAVTDGTRQLFITMEYVDGEDLSSLLRRIGRLPEDKALDIARQICAGLSAAHTRGVIHRDLKPANIMLDSTGQVRLMDFSLAAIGTVTDVRAGTPAYMSPEQLGGTGVTALSDVFALGLVLYELFTGKRGFTAKTLGDLVEQHQNRAIVPPSALVPGLNPAIERAIMRCLAADPADRPASAMAVSAALPGGDPLAAALAAGETPSPQMVAAAGDDSTALTFGAGGAWLTASIVLLVLTAMLASRLTLNAQIPFDRAPSTLFDRARDLEKSFGFPDPGDRAWGIQERSEFLSWIRGRKGPADLPAILRSGSPPAMVFWYRSSPTLLVPSGNAVSVADPPSAMTGMSLIVLDLKGQLLSFERLPPQLSPDARPGAPIVTWDSFFEAAGLSAVRLTAAAPTYSPRAFADTRLAWLGTWPGLPEASLRIEAGSYLGSPVYFRTFGPWNESEADTAPGGAVKAIALLALLVGPALMVAAAIVARANWRAGRGDRRGAIRLAAVAAIATLGGWFFAAHHVADVGIEQQRLFAAAGHTLFGAATMWLFYLAAEPYVRKTWPHMLITWTRLLGGRYRDGMVGRDLLVGAACGLAMTVISYVFHLAPEWLSWPPFAPHTADMLLGTRALIARVFFQISGAMENAMLGVLGLALLRAALQRLWPPLGRTWVAFTVATMLFSPLAARGQFQSGLLAFDLVFGVILVVIILGVIFRFGLFAGFIGFFCHFWTWGVAITLASDRPYFETGLVALALVAAIAITGFVMTRSRQAELVHHEAP; this comes from the coding sequence GTGACGTGCCCTGCCTGCCACGCAACCGTACCTGACGGACGCTTCTGCGCGTCCTGCGGTGCGGACACCGATTTGACGACGCTGGCGCCGGAGACGACCCGGCTGGCAACACCTGCAACGCCTTCACCATCGGGATCAGGATCTGCTTCTTCCCGCTCAGGGGGGGCGGGGCAGGGCTGGCTCAGCTCGGCTGGGTCGATTGACCACGGGCGCTTTGCGCCAGGCACGGTGATCGACAACAGGTATCGCGTCATCGGACTCCTGGGACGCGGCGGCATGGGCGAGGTGTATCGCGCTGATGACCTGCGACTGGGGCAGCAGGTGGCGTTGAAGTTGTTGCCCGCCTCGCTCGCCAGTGATCCGCAGCGGCTGATGCAGTTTCACAACGAAGTGCGCACGGCGCGGCAGGTGTCGCATCCCAACGTGTGCCGCGTGTACGACATCGGCGATCTGGCGGTCACCGACGGGACTCGGCAGCTCTTCATCACGATGGAGTATGTCGACGGTGAGGATCTGTCATCACTGCTGCGACGGATCGGCCGGCTGCCCGAAGACAAGGCGCTCGACATCGCCAGGCAGATCTGTGCGGGCCTGTCGGCGGCACACACGCGCGGTGTGATTCACCGCGACCTGAAGCCGGCAAACATCATGCTCGACAGCACCGGCCAGGTGCGGCTGATGGACTTCAGTCTCGCGGCGATCGGGACGGTCACCGACGTCCGTGCCGGTACGCCGGCGTACATGTCGCCGGAACAACTCGGCGGTACCGGCGTGACGGCGCTCAGTGATGTGTTCGCGCTCGGGTTGGTGTTGTACGAACTGTTTACAGGCAAGCGGGGGTTCACGGCCAAGACGCTGGGCGACCTGGTGGAGCAGCACCAGAACCGCGCGATCGTGCCGCCGTCGGCGCTTGTGCCGGGACTGAACCCGGCCATCGAACGCGCGATCATGCGCTGTCTTGCGGCCGATCCGGCGGATCGGCCGGCGTCCGCGATGGCCGTCTCAGCGGCGCTTCCCGGAGGCGATCCACTCGCAGCCGCGCTTGCCGCGGGTGAAACCCCATCGCCTCAAATGGTGGCCGCCGCCGGTGACGACAGCACGGCGCTGACGTTCGGGGCCGGTGGCGCGTGGCTGACCGCGTCGATCGTGCTGCTGGTGTTGACCGCCATGCTCGCCAGCCGGCTGACGTTGAACGCACAGATACCGTTTGATCGGGCTCCGTCGACCTTATTCGACCGCGCGCGCGACCTGGAAAAATCCTTTGGGTTCCCCGACCCAGGGGATCGGGCGTGGGGCATTCAGGAGCGGAGCGAATTTCTTTCGTGGATTCGTGGGCGAAAGGGTCCGGCTGATCTACCGGCGATCCTCCGGAGCGGCAGTCCTCCCGCGATGGTCTTCTGGTATCGGTCGAGTCCCACGCTGCTCGTGCCCTCAGGAAACGCGGTGAGCGTGGCCGATCCTCCGTCAGCGATGACCGGGATGAGCTTGATTGTCCTCGACCTGAAAGGACAGCTGCTGTCGTTTGAGCGACTGCCACCGCAGTTGTCGCCGGACGCGCGGCCTGGTGCGCCGATCGTGACGTGGGATTCGTTCTTCGAAGCGGCGGGGCTCAGCGCTGTTCGCCTCACCGCGGCGGCTCCCACCTACAGCCCACGCGCGTTCGCCGACACGAGACTGGCCTGGCTCGGCACGTGGCCCGGACTCCCGGAGGCGTCCCTCCGGATTGAAGCCGGGTCATACCTGGGGAGCCCGGTCTACTTTCGTACGTTTGGCCCATGGAACGAGAGCGAGGCAGACACGGCACCCGGTGGTGCCGTGAAGGCCATCGCCTTGCTCGCGCTTCTGGTTGGGCCGGCGCTGATGGTGGCAGCCGCGATTGTGGCTCGCGCCAACTGGCGCGCAGGACGCGGAGACCGCCGCGGTGCGATCCGGTTGGCGGCCGTTGCGGCGATTGCGACACTTGGCGGCTGGTTCTTCGCCGCCCATCACGTGGCTGATGTCGGCATTGAACAACAGAGGTTGTTCGCGGCTGCCGGTCATACGTTGTTTGGCGCGGCCACCATGTGGCTGTTCTATCTGGCGGCCGAGCCGTACGTGCGCAAAACCTGGCCGCACATGTTGATCACCTGGACGCGCCTGCTCGGCGGCCGCTACCGTGACGGCATGGTCGGCCGCGACCTGCTCGTCGGCGCGGCCTGCGGTTTGGCGATGACCGTGATCTCGTACGTGTTTCACCTCGCGCCCGAGTGGTTGTCGTGGCCGCCTTTTGCGCCGCACACGGCCGACATGCTCCTTGGGACACGCGCGCTGATCGCCCGCGTGTTTTTCCAGATCTCCGGCGCGATGGAAAACGCCATGCTGGGCGTGCTGGGTCTCGCGTTGCTGCGCGCCGCGCTCCAACGCCTGTGGCCGCCGCTCGGCCGGACCTGGGTCGCGTTCACGGTGGCGACCATGCTCTTTTCACCGCTGGCCGCGCGCGGCCAGTTTCAGTCAGGCCTGCTGGCGTTTGACCTGGTGTTCGGTGTGATCCTGGTCGTGATCATCCTCGGCGTGATCTTCCGCTTCGGCCTCTTCGCCGGCTTCATCGGGTTCTTCTGCCACTTCTGGACGTGGGGCGTCGCGATCACGCTCGCGTCCGATCGTCCCTACTTCGAGACTGGCCTCGTCGCCCTCGCACTGGTGGCGGCCATCGCCATCACAGGTTTTGTGATGACGCGATCACGTCAGGCAGAGCTTGTTCACCATGAAGCTCCATGA
- a CDS encoding glycosyltransferase family 2 protein: MSRVSAIVITFNEASNVRECLASLAWADEVIVVDSGSTDGTADLARIAGARVIVRDWSGYAAQKDFAASQATHDWILSVDADERVTPELAAEIRRALEQPSDRVGYRVPRITFHLGRWIRHTDWYPDYQLRLYDRRQASWAKRLVHESVTARGPVGQLSHDLQHYAYRDINHHYETMQRYTTLAASQMASEGRRAGLFSVLFHPPAAFLRNYVLKAGFLDGMPGLIISAMNAHYVFLKFAKLWALQVALTGVKKD; this comes from the coding sequence GTGTCCCGCGTCTCCGCCATCGTCATCACCTTCAATGAGGCGAGCAATGTCCGAGAATGCCTCGCGTCCCTTGCGTGGGCGGATGAAGTCATCGTTGTAGATAGCGGCAGCACCGATGGCACGGCGGATTTGGCGCGGATTGCTGGGGCCAGGGTCATTGTGCGCGACTGGTCGGGGTACGCGGCGCAGAAGGACTTCGCGGCCTCGCAGGCGACCCATGACTGGATCCTGTCGGTAGACGCCGACGAACGGGTGACGCCCGAACTGGCCGCCGAGATTCGACGCGCCCTCGAGCAACCTTCGGATCGTGTGGGCTATCGCGTGCCCCGCATCACCTTCCACCTCGGCCGCTGGATTCGCCATACCGACTGGTACCCCGACTATCAGCTGCGTCTGTACGACCGGCGTCAGGCAAGCTGGGCGAAGCGGCTCGTCCACGAATCGGTCACCGCGCGCGGCCCCGTGGGTCAGCTGTCGCACGACCTGCAGCACTACGCGTACCGCGACATCAACCATCATTACGAGACGATGCAGCGGTATACGACGCTGGCGGCATCGCAGATGGCCAGTGAGGGCCGGAGGGCGGGGCTCTTCAGCGTGCTCTTCCACCCGCCCGCGGCGTTCCTGCGCAACTACGTGCTCAAGGCCGGCTTCCTCGACGGCATGCCAGGCCTCATCATCTCGGCCATGAACGCGCATTACGTCTTCCTGAAATTTGCAAAGTTGTGGGCGCTGCAAGTGGCGCTGACGGGAGTGAAGAAGGATTGA
- a CDS encoding TIGR02757 family protein — MRQRPSDFQSRLNRLYADFNHPESAFDPIQVVRRYERLDDREIVAFIAAGLAFGRVASIVASIEAVCQVLGPSPAKAVRRFEPARDGAALLPLVHRWIKGRDLVALLWILRQMLDEAGSLEAYFAKGWSADAADVSDSLESFSTRARAIDLKPAYGKVPKAPGVYFFFSRPSSGGACKRLNLFLRWMVRTDGVDPGGWKTPLPGQLVIPLDTHTIRAGSCLRLTKRASPGWKMAADITESLRALDPIDPVRYDFSLCHLSMMGACGYKTKQRDTQCPLQGICRPR, encoded by the coding sequence ATGCGCCAACGTCCCAGCGACTTTCAGTCTCGCTTGAACCGCCTCTACGCCGACTTCAACCATCCCGAGTCGGCGTTTGATCCCATCCAGGTTGTGCGGCGGTACGAGCGGCTCGACGATCGCGAGATCGTGGCGTTCATCGCGGCCGGACTTGCGTTTGGCCGCGTGGCGTCGATTGTTGCGTCCATCGAAGCCGTGTGTCAGGTGTTGGGGCCGTCGCCGGCAAAGGCGGTGCGCAGGTTTGAGCCCGCTCGCGATGGCGCCGCACTGCTGCCACTGGTGCATCGGTGGATCAAGGGACGCGACCTTGTCGCGCTCCTGTGGATCCTTCGGCAGATGCTCGATGAGGCCGGGTCGCTCGAAGCCTACTTCGCTAAGGGGTGGTCGGCGGACGCGGCCGATGTGTCCGACTCGCTGGAGTCGTTTTCAACCCGCGCTCGGGCCATCGACCTGAAGCCCGCGTACGGCAAAGTGCCGAAGGCGCCAGGGGTGTACTTCTTCTTCAGCCGGCCCTCAAGCGGTGGCGCCTGCAAGCGCCTCAATTTGTTTCTTCGCTGGATGGTGCGCACGGACGGCGTCGATCCTGGCGGGTGGAAAACACCGCTGCCGGGCCAGCTCGTCATCCCGCTGGATACGCACACCATTCGCGCGGGGTCGTGTCTGCGACTGACCAAGCGTGCTTCGCCGGGCTGGAAGATGGCCGCCGACATCACAGAATCACTGCGCGCGCTCGACCCGATCGACCCCGTGCGTTATGACTTCTCGCTCTGCCACCTCAGCATGATGGGCGCGTGCGGCTACAAGACGAAGCAGCGCGATACACAGTGTCCGCTTCAGGGCATTTGCCGGCCCCGGTGA
- a CDS encoding helix-turn-helix transcriptional regulator — MPSPIFLGEFEQLVLIGILKLSDDCGVLALKASLDAIAGRPVSRGALYRTLDRLADKGWIDWTIDDHVRPERGGHPKRQLRVTKPGVAMLKASRKTLLQLWRGVEKELGS, encoded by the coding sequence ATGCCCAGCCCCATCTTCCTCGGCGAGTTTGAACAACTCGTCCTCATCGGCATTCTCAAACTCAGCGATGACTGCGGCGTGCTGGCCCTGAAGGCCTCACTCGATGCCATTGCCGGCCGACCCGTTTCGCGCGGCGCACTCTATCGCACCCTCGACCGACTGGCCGACAAAGGGTGGATCGACTGGACCATCGACGACCACGTGCGGCCCGAGCGTGGCGGGCATCCCAAACGGCAACTCCGCGTCACGAAGCCGGGAGTCGCCATGCTGAAGGCGTCACGCAAGACCCTGCTCCAGCTGTGGCGCGGCGTTGAGAAGGAACTCGGCTCGTGA
- a CDS encoding TolC family protein: MISGEIEMMTRSPYFLIRSGIVGLAVIGQLGLTPDVALAQTTPAATAPQGPVLPLSMSQAEAMALESNLGLKADRLAPDIASENLASARSAFIPILSSAFSRSSSERASTNVFEGSATSVTNKGVSINTTVNQFLPWYGSSFQVRWNAGRNESTEAFSRFNPTLNSGINLGFNQPLLEGFKIDSARAGVRTAERNRVIADIQLEQAVVVTRVQVQSAYLTLIGAIERLKVAQQNLDLARESLRNNQSRVEVGTMAPIDVIEAEAEVASNEEAVIIAESSVATSEDALRALIFEPTRPDYWQVRIQPTDTIQMQAVDVNVDAAITNALANRTDLLVAKRQLENTDLNLDLLRNQTLPSVDLQLSYSASGTGGTQNNFSNEFPPVLISSSERGLGSVLGDAFRNTNPAWTIGVNVGYPVGKSSTEAALATRRLEKQRAEIELRDAELQVTTSVRDAGRQVSTNFKRVQVTQVARERAQRQLDAEQKRFGVGLSTTFQLQSRQRDLATAKIRELQAIIDYSRSLITFEAIQKAPVR, translated from the coding sequence GTGATTTCTGGAGAGATTGAGATGATGACTCGCAGCCCGTATTTCCTGATTCGCAGCGGTATTGTTGGCCTGGCCGTAATCGGGCAACTTGGGCTGACGCCCGATGTGGCGCTGGCGCAGACGACGCCGGCCGCGACGGCCCCGCAGGGACCGGTGCTGCCGTTGTCGATGAGCCAGGCCGAGGCCATGGCGCTTGAGTCGAATCTTGGCCTGAAGGCCGATCGGCTGGCCCCCGACATCGCGTCGGAGAATCTGGCTAGTGCGCGGTCGGCGTTCATTCCGATCCTCAGTTCGGCGTTCTCGCGCAGTTCAAGTGAGCGTGCCTCCACCAACGTGTTTGAAGGCAGCGCAACCTCGGTGACGAACAAGGGCGTGTCGATTAACACCACCGTGAACCAGTTCCTCCCCTGGTATGGGTCGAGTTTTCAGGTGCGGTGGAATGCGGGGCGCAATGAGTCGACCGAGGCGTTCTCGCGGTTCAACCCCACGCTGAACTCAGGCATCAACCTGGGCTTCAATCAGCCGCTGCTCGAAGGGTTCAAGATCGATAGCGCCCGGGCAGGCGTGCGGACGGCCGAGCGCAACCGGGTGATTGCCGATATTCAGCTCGAACAGGCGGTGGTCGTCACCCGCGTGCAGGTGCAGTCGGCCTACCTGACGCTGATCGGGGCGATCGAACGCCTGAAGGTGGCCCAGCAGAATCTGGACCTCGCTCGGGAATCGCTGCGCAACAACCAGTCGCGTGTCGAGGTGGGCACCATGGCGCCTATTGACGTCATCGAGGCAGAAGCCGAAGTGGCCAGCAACGAAGAGGCGGTCATCATCGCCGAGTCGTCGGTGGCTACGTCTGAAGATGCGCTCCGCGCGCTCATCTTTGAGCCGACGCGCCCCGACTACTGGCAGGTGCGCATCCAGCCGACCGACACGATTCAGATGCAGGCGGTGGACGTGAACGTCGATGCGGCCATCACCAACGCCCTCGCCAACCGCACGGACCTGCTGGTGGCAAAGCGCCAGCTCGAGAACACCGACCTCAACCTCGACCTCCTGCGCAACCAGACACTGCCGTCGGTAGACCTGCAACTCAGCTATTCGGCATCAGGCACTGGTGGCACGCAGAACAACTTCTCCAATGAGTTTCCGCCGGTCCTGATCAGCAGCAGCGAACGCGGCCTTGGCTCCGTGCTGGGTGACGCGTTCCGCAACACCAACCCCGCGTGGACGATTGGCGTCAACGTGGGCTACCCGGTGGGCAAGAGCAGCACGGAAGCCGCGTTGGCCACACGCCGGCTCGAGAAGCAGCGCGCGGAGATTGAACTGCGCGACGCCGAGTTGCAGGTGACCACGTCGGTGCGCGATGCGGGCCGCCAGGTCTCCACCAACTTCAAGCGCGTGCAGGTCACGCAGGTGGCACGCGAGCGCGCCCAGCGCCAGCTCGACGCCGAGCAGAAGCGCTTCGGCGTGGGCCTCTCGACGACGTTCCAGCTGCAGTCACGGCAGCGCGACCTGGCCACGGCGAAGATTCGCGAACTACAGGCGATCATCGACTACAGCCGCTCATTGATCACCTTCGAAGCGATTCAGAAAGCACCTGTTCGCTAA
- a CDS encoding ABC transporter permease: protein MSVLGLGVGLTATVTVFSFFSAALGDPPGVVGAKTLAVARFVGVQTATGSSGRSFTPAEVAIALRGIPGLDNTAAFGTKSVTIQVGAETQSVFAKFVSATYFTALGTQPLEGRVLGTEDDRADASTVVISERLAQRLFARPREALGTVLRVADRDLLIVGVLPDRFARVFSPGLNAAPDDAVYVPLALHGGWPASDPSLGWLTLVGRLQDGFTERDVNAAVGPVAQAIETARSAPGRVTIAFDNFLFGFGPSALLTFASLCLAAPILLLAIGCANVANLRLAQATERAREIAVRHSLGATRGDIVRLLVLESALISLLAMLFAWSGTHVLLLQFAAMLPIAVPLDWTVAAFACLAAVAVTICSGLIPAWLVTGRNTERQLKQSGAGGGYARTRLRHSLVVIQIALSVTLLTIAALFVRTVQEIYGRQPAVLEQILVAQIDLANGAEPKDPGLTARFEEGLLKRLGPDPRVQGVGLLFATSLYSGGGPAYWLAGESRRDSQTTALHRVTPSWFMAMDLAPLTGRLLQSGDEPDVAVVNESLAASLGPGAPVLGATIQLSLTGDGRPPTPVTIVGVVPDSVRVINRPLRPRPILYLAPPTPMPARFTIAVRTNRVDDVLRDLPHTLSEIQPELTWRGLETADKAIARGAGPFRFFATGMAALGVVALLVAGVGLFAVTAYLVSLRTREFGVRMALGARKGDVVRLVLRQVGLVTAAGLGLGVVLTAPAANMLRFLFLGLSPTDPVAIVSIVVLLGGTTILAAILPARRAATIDPVRALRVD from the coding sequence GTGTCCGTCCTGGGACTCGGCGTAGGGCTGACCGCCACGGTGACCGTGTTCTCCTTTTTTAGTGCCGCGTTGGGCGACCCACCCGGAGTTGTCGGTGCGAAAACGCTCGCCGTCGCCCGATTCGTCGGAGTTCAGACGGCGACGGGCTCCAGCGGCCGGTCGTTCACGCCAGCAGAGGTGGCGATTGCCTTGAGGGGTATCCCGGGACTCGATAACACCGCAGCATTCGGCACCAAATCCGTCACGATTCAGGTCGGCGCCGAGACGCAGAGCGTATTTGCGAAGTTCGTGTCGGCAACGTACTTCACGGCTCTCGGCACTCAGCCACTCGAGGGGCGCGTGCTGGGAACCGAAGACGATCGGGCCGACGCCAGCACCGTCGTGATTTCCGAGCGCCTCGCGCAACGGCTGTTCGCACGGCCGCGGGAAGCGCTCGGTACGGTGCTGCGCGTCGCCGATCGCGATCTGCTCATCGTTGGAGTCCTGCCCGACCGATTCGCCCGAGTCTTTTCTCCCGGGCTGAATGCTGCGCCGGATGACGCCGTGTACGTTCCTCTGGCACTCCACGGCGGTTGGCCCGCGTCGGACCCGTCGCTCGGCTGGCTGACCCTTGTTGGCCGGCTTCAAGACGGGTTCACCGAACGCGACGTGAACGCTGCCGTCGGTCCGGTCGCACAAGCGATCGAGACCGCGCGGTCGGCGCCAGGCCGGGTCACGATAGCCTTCGACAACTTCCTGTTCGGATTCGGTCCTTCGGCTCTGTTGACGTTCGCAAGCCTCTGCCTGGCGGCGCCGATCCTGTTGCTGGCCATCGGCTGCGCCAACGTCGCCAACCTGCGACTGGCTCAGGCGACAGAGAGAGCCCGTGAGATTGCGGTGCGTCATTCGCTGGGAGCCACCCGGGGCGACATTGTGCGCCTGCTGGTGTTGGAATCGGCGTTGATATCGCTCCTGGCGATGCTCTTTGCCTGGTCCGGCACACACGTGTTGCTACTCCAGTTCGCGGCGATGCTGCCAATCGCGGTGCCTCTTGACTGGACGGTCGCGGCGTTCGCGTGTCTCGCTGCGGTCGCGGTGACTATCTGCTCGGGGCTGATCCCGGCGTGGCTCGTCACAGGCCGTAATACAGAGCGGCAACTGAAGCAGTCCGGGGCGGGCGGCGGGTACGCGCGCACGCGCCTTCGTCACTCGCTGGTCGTCATCCAGATCGCGCTCTCGGTCACGCTGTTGACGATTGCCGCGCTGTTCGTGCGGACAGTACAGGAGATTTACGGACGGCAGCCAGCCGTCCTCGAGCAGATACTTGTCGCACAAATTGACTTGGCCAACGGCGCTGAGCCGAAGGACCCCGGACTCACGGCGCGATTCGAGGAAGGGCTTCTGAAACGCCTCGGTCCAGATCCTCGGGTGCAGGGAGTCGGTCTGTTGTTTGCGACGAGCCTCTACAGCGGTGGTGGCCCGGCTTACTGGCTGGCCGGCGAATCGCGCCGCGATTCTCAGACTACCGCGCTCCACCGCGTGACGCCGTCGTGGTTCATGGCGATGGACCTGGCGCCGCTCACGGGCCGGCTGCTCCAATCCGGTGATGAACCCGACGTGGCGGTGGTGAACGAAAGTCTGGCGGCATCGCTTGGTCCGGGCGCACCGGTCCTGGGCGCAACGATTCAACTCAGTCTCACAGGTGATGGCAGGCCGCCGACGCCGGTCACCATCGTAGGGGTCGTTCCTGACAGCGTCCGGGTGATCAATCGCCCACTCCGTCCGAGGCCGATTCTCTATCTGGCCCCGCCGACACCGATGCCTGCGCGCTTCACGATTGCCGTGCGTACCAATCGTGTCGACGACGTCCTGCGCGACCTTCCGCATACGCTCTCGGAGATTCAGCCAGAACTCACCTGGCGCGGCCTGGAGACGGCGGACAAAGCGATTGCGCGCGGCGCGGGGCCTTTCAGGTTTTTCGCAACCGGGATGGCCGCTCTTGGCGTGGTGGCTCTCCTCGTCGCCGGCGTCGGCCTGTTCGCCGTGACGGCGTATCTGGTGTCCCTGCGAACCCGGGAGTTCGGCGTACGGATGGCGCTCGGCGCACGGAAAGGCGATGTCGTGAGGCTCGTCCTTCGGCAGGTCGGTCTTGTTACGGCAGCGGGGCTCGGTCTCGGTGTTGTGCTCACGGCGCCCGCCGCCAACATGTTGCGGTTCCTGTTCCTCGGGTTGTCGCCAACCGATCCCGTGGCCATCGTCTCAATCGTGGTGCTGTTGGGCGGAACCACGATTCTTGCTGCGATCCTGCCGGCTCGACGTGCCGCCACCATCGATCCGGTGCGCGCCCTTCGTGTGGATTAA
- a CDS encoding glycosyltransferase family 4 protein, with product MTSVHLDTARTWRGGQNQVLLTVTGLCELGHPAVLVAQGSGELSRRAHEGLRTVALNPAGEFDVQAGWQLHRALRTIKPDVVHVHDPMGVALIAMALKMQPRLAPRPLIVASRRVDFHLKRNAFSRWKYRHIDVFIAVSGVIARMLVEDGIPAERIEVVHDGVNISAIDKIEVEDVHKAFFLPHGAPIVGNVAALVPHKGQKVLIEAAALVTRQVPDARFVILGEGELRDPLERQVKELGLERHVFLPGFRANVIALQKSFDIFAMSSVTEGLGSSMLDAMACGVPVVGTRAGGIPEAIEHGQSGLLVRPNHADELAAALVDLLKNPALRAQLGAAGRRRVEQEFSVEKMVEGTLAVYEHRLGARR from the coding sequence TTGACCTCCGTCCACCTCGACACGGCCCGGACCTGGCGAGGCGGGCAGAATCAGGTGCTGCTGACGGTCACCGGCCTCTGCGAGTTGGGGCATCCGGCCGTGCTCGTGGCCCAGGGCAGCGGCGAACTGTCACGCCGCGCGCACGAGGGCCTGCGCACGGTGGCGCTGAACCCGGCCGGCGAATTCGACGTGCAGGCGGGATGGCAGCTGCACCGCGCGCTGCGCACGATCAAACCGGACGTGGTGCACGTCCACGATCCGATGGGCGTCGCCCTTATTGCGATGGCGCTGAAGATGCAGCCCCGCCTCGCTCCCCGCCCGCTCATCGTCGCATCGCGCCGCGTCGATTTTCACCTGAAGCGGAATGCGTTTTCACGATGGAAGTACAGACACATCGATGTGTTCATCGCGGTGTCTGGGGTCATTGCGCGCATGCTGGTGGAGGACGGGATTCCCGCCGAGCGCATCGAGGTGGTGCACGACGGCGTCAACATCAGCGCCATCGACAAAATCGAGGTTGAGGACGTCCACAAGGCGTTCTTCCTGCCGCACGGCGCGCCGATCGTGGGCAACGTGGCGGCACTGGTGCCGCACAAGGGCCAGAAAGTGCTGATCGAGGCTGCCGCGCTGGTCACGCGCCAGGTGCCCGATGCGCGGTTCGTGATTCTCGGTGAGGGTGAGCTGCGCGACCCGCTCGAACGCCAGGTGAAGGAACTGGGACTGGAACGTCACGTGTTCCTGCCAGGGTTCCGCGCCAACGTAATCGCGCTGCAGAAGTCGTTCGATATCTTCGCGATGAGTTCGGTCACCGAAGGTCTGGGTTCATCGATGCTGGACGCGATGGCGTGCGGCGTCCCCGTGGTCGGCACGCGCGCCGGGGGCATTCCCGAAGCGATTGAACACGGCCAGAGCGGATTGCTCGTCCGTCCCAACCATGCGGACGAACTGGCCGCGGCGCTTGTGGATCTGCTCAAGAACCCGGCGCTCCGCGCACAACTCGGCGCCGCCGGCCGCCGGCGCGTGGAGCAGGAGTTCAGTGTGGAAAAGATGGTGGAAGGCACGCTCGCGGTGTACGAACACCGTCTTGGGGCGCGGCGTTAG